A DNA window from Vigna angularis cultivar LongXiaoDou No.4 chromosome 1, ASM1680809v1, whole genome shotgun sequence contains the following coding sequences:
- the LOC108343396 gene encoding BRASSINOSTEROID INSENSITIVE 1-associated receptor kinase 1 isoform X2 produces the protein MSNKERVPSLICFYILFWTFLVHHMVLRVSGNAEGDALTVFKNKVIDPIGALSNWNPNILTPCTWFHVVCNGENSVTHLYLGNSELSGQLVPELGQLPNLESLELHNNNITGEIPNVLGNLTNLMSLDLYSNNITGQIPEELGNLKKLQSLFSNNTYLVQAIPISPPATHKQNPSGNSFRSIGVIAGGVAVGAALLFAAPVIAFVYCKRRKPPDYFFDVAAEEDPEVNFGQLKRFSLHELLVATDGFNNKNIIGKGGFGKVYKGRLTNGDLVAVKRLNQERIRSEEKQFQTEVEMISLAVHRNLLRLIGFCMTTTERLLVYPFMVNGSVDSCLRDRPESQPPLQWPVRKRIALGAAKGLAYLHDHCDPKIIHRDIKAANILLDEDFEAVVGDFGLAKLMDYRNTHVTTAVRGTLGHIPPEYLSTGKSSEKTDVFGYGVMLLEIITGQRAFNLARLAISDEVMLLEWVKALLKEQKLETLVDEDLQGDYDEGELEKLIQIALLCTQSSPLDRPKMSEVVRMVEGQGLEEKWDQWGKKEDMIQKNYNPFNLYVGYDSTSNIQPDELSGPR, from the exons ATGAGTAACAAGGAGCGAGTTCCATCTTTAATATGCTTCTATATTCTGTTTTGGACATTTTTGGTTCATCACATGGTGCTCAGGGTTTCTGGAAATGCAGAAG GTGATGCCCTTACAGTATTCAAGAACAAAGTGATAGATCCTATTGGTGCTCTTAGTAATTGGAATCCTAATATTTTAACTCCTTGCACATGGTTTCATGTTGTTTGCAACGGTGAAAATAGCGTAACCCATTT GTATCTTGGAAATTCAGAACTTTCGGGTCAACTTGTTCCAGAGCTTGGCCAGCTCCCAAATTTGGAATCTCT GGAACTTCATAACAATAATATAACTGGGGAGATCCCAAATGTGCTTGGAAATTTGACAAACTTGATGAGTTTGGATCTTTACTCGAACAACATTACTGGTCAAATTCCAGAAGAATTAGGCAATCTTAAAAAACTACAATCCCT TTTTAGCAATAATACTTACTTGGTGCAAGCCATTCCAATTTCACCACCCGCCACACATAAACAAAATCCTTCAg GTAATAGTTTCAGATCTATTGGAGTCATTGCTGGAGGAGTTGCTGTAGGCGCTGCACTGTTGTTTGCAGCTCCAGTAATTGCATTTGTTTACTGCAAAAGAAGGAAGCCACCAGATTATTTCTTTGACGTTGCAG CTGAGGAGGACCCTGAAGTTAACTTTGGTCAACTTAAAAGGTTTTCACTGCATGAACTGCTAGTTGCAACAGATGgttttaataacaaaaacattattggTAAAGGTGGATTTGGCAAGGTTTATAAAGGACGCTTAACAAATGGTGATCTAGTTGCAGTAAAAAGACTTAACCAAGAACGTATCCGGAGTgaggagaaacaatttcaaacaGAAGTGGAAATGATCAGCTTGGCTGTGCATCGAAATTTGCTTCGCCTGATTGGTTTTTGTATGACAACTACTGAAAGATTGCTTGTGTATCCTTTCATGGTTAATGGAAGTGTAGATTCATGTTTACGAG atCGACCAGAATCACAACCACCACTTCAATGGCCAGTTCGGAAGCGTATTGCTCTGGGAGCAGCTAAGGGGCTTGCTTATCTGCATGATCATTGTGACCCGAAGATTATTCATCGTGATATCAAAGCTGCTAATATATTATTGGATGAGGACTTTGAAGCGGTTGTTGGAGATTTTGGTTTAGCAAAGCTTATGGATTACAGAAATACTCATGTTACTACTGCTGTACGTGGGACACTTGGCCATATACCACCAGAGTATCTTTCAACTGGAAAGTCTTCAGAGAAGACTGATGTTTTTGGATATGGCGTGATGCTTCTTGAGATAATAACTGGACAGAGGGCTTTCAATTTAGCCCGACTTGCCATTAGTGATGAGGTTATGTTGCTTGAATGG GTGAAAGCACTTCTGAAGGAGCAGAAGTTAGAGACACTGGTGGATGAAGATTTACAGGGAGATTATGATGAGGGGGAACTAGAGAAGTTAATTCAAATAGCTTTGCTGTGCACACAAAGTTCCCCTTTGGATAGACCAAAGATGTCTGAGGTGGTGAGAATGGTAGAAGGGCAAGGTTTGGAAGAAAAGTGGGACCAATGGGGGAAGAAAGAGGATATGatccaaaaaaattacaaccCCTTCAATCTCTACGTTGGTTACGACTCAACTTCAAATATTCAACCAGATGAACTGTCTGGTCCTAGATGA
- the LOC108343396 gene encoding BRASSINOSTEROID INSENSITIVE 1-associated receptor kinase 1 isoform X1, whose product MSNKERVPSLICFYILFWTFLVHHMVLRVSGNAEGDALTVFKNKVIDPIGALSNWNPNILTPCTWFHVVCNGENSVTHLYLGNSELSGQLVPELGQLPNLESLELHNNNITGEIPNVLGNLTNLMSLDLYSNNITGQIPEELGNLKKLQSLRLNKNSLSGKIPMGLTDISTLMVLDLSYNNLTGIVPANGSFSRFTPISFSNNTYLVQAIPISPPATHKQNPSGNSFRSIGVIAGGVAVGAALLFAAPVIAFVYCKRRKPPDYFFDVAAEEDPEVNFGQLKRFSLHELLVATDGFNNKNIIGKGGFGKVYKGRLTNGDLVAVKRLNQERIRSEEKQFQTEVEMISLAVHRNLLRLIGFCMTTTERLLVYPFMVNGSVDSCLRDRPESQPPLQWPVRKRIALGAAKGLAYLHDHCDPKIIHRDIKAANILLDEDFEAVVGDFGLAKLMDYRNTHVTTAVRGTLGHIPPEYLSTGKSSEKTDVFGYGVMLLEIITGQRAFNLARLAISDEVMLLEWVKALLKEQKLETLVDEDLQGDYDEGELEKLIQIALLCTQSSPLDRPKMSEVVRMVEGQGLEEKWDQWGKKEDMIQKNYNPFNLYVGYDSTSNIQPDELSGPR is encoded by the exons ATGAGTAACAAGGAGCGAGTTCCATCTTTAATATGCTTCTATATTCTGTTTTGGACATTTTTGGTTCATCACATGGTGCTCAGGGTTTCTGGAAATGCAGAAG GTGATGCCCTTACAGTATTCAAGAACAAAGTGATAGATCCTATTGGTGCTCTTAGTAATTGGAATCCTAATATTTTAACTCCTTGCACATGGTTTCATGTTGTTTGCAACGGTGAAAATAGCGTAACCCATTT GTATCTTGGAAATTCAGAACTTTCGGGTCAACTTGTTCCAGAGCTTGGCCAGCTCCCAAATTTGGAATCTCT GGAACTTCATAACAATAATATAACTGGGGAGATCCCAAATGTGCTTGGAAATTTGACAAACTTGATGAGTTTGGATCTTTACTCGAACAACATTACTGGTCAAATTCCAGAAGAATTAGGCAATCTTAAAAAACTACAATCCCT GCGCCTCAACAAAAACAGCTTGTCAGGAAAGATTCCTATGGGTTTGACCGATATTAGTACACTGATGGTTCT TGACTTATCGTACAACAACTTAACAGGGATTGTCCCAGCCAATGGTTCATTTTCACGTTTTACTCCCATCAG TTTTAGCAATAATACTTACTTGGTGCAAGCCATTCCAATTTCACCACCCGCCACACATAAACAAAATCCTTCAg GTAATAGTTTCAGATCTATTGGAGTCATTGCTGGAGGAGTTGCTGTAGGCGCTGCACTGTTGTTTGCAGCTCCAGTAATTGCATTTGTTTACTGCAAAAGAAGGAAGCCACCAGATTATTTCTTTGACGTTGCAG CTGAGGAGGACCCTGAAGTTAACTTTGGTCAACTTAAAAGGTTTTCACTGCATGAACTGCTAGTTGCAACAGATGgttttaataacaaaaacattattggTAAAGGTGGATTTGGCAAGGTTTATAAAGGACGCTTAACAAATGGTGATCTAGTTGCAGTAAAAAGACTTAACCAAGAACGTATCCGGAGTgaggagaaacaatttcaaacaGAAGTGGAAATGATCAGCTTGGCTGTGCATCGAAATTTGCTTCGCCTGATTGGTTTTTGTATGACAACTACTGAAAGATTGCTTGTGTATCCTTTCATGGTTAATGGAAGTGTAGATTCATGTTTACGAG atCGACCAGAATCACAACCACCACTTCAATGGCCAGTTCGGAAGCGTATTGCTCTGGGAGCAGCTAAGGGGCTTGCTTATCTGCATGATCATTGTGACCCGAAGATTATTCATCGTGATATCAAAGCTGCTAATATATTATTGGATGAGGACTTTGAAGCGGTTGTTGGAGATTTTGGTTTAGCAAAGCTTATGGATTACAGAAATACTCATGTTACTACTGCTGTACGTGGGACACTTGGCCATATACCACCAGAGTATCTTTCAACTGGAAAGTCTTCAGAGAAGACTGATGTTTTTGGATATGGCGTGATGCTTCTTGAGATAATAACTGGACAGAGGGCTTTCAATTTAGCCCGACTTGCCATTAGTGATGAGGTTATGTTGCTTGAATGG GTGAAAGCACTTCTGAAGGAGCAGAAGTTAGAGACACTGGTGGATGAAGATTTACAGGGAGATTATGATGAGGGGGAACTAGAGAAGTTAATTCAAATAGCTTTGCTGTGCACACAAAGTTCCCCTTTGGATAGACCAAAGATGTCTGAGGTGGTGAGAATGGTAGAAGGGCAAGGTTTGGAAGAAAAGTGGGACCAATGGGGGAAGAAAGAGGATATGatccaaaaaaattacaaccCCTTCAATCTCTACGTTGGTTACGACTCAACTTCAAATATTCAACCAGATGAACTGTCTGGTCCTAGATGA